In Zingiber officinale cultivar Zhangliang chromosome 8B, Zo_v1.1, whole genome shotgun sequence, a single genomic region encodes these proteins:
- the LOC122015199 gene encoding alpha-1,3-mannosyl-glycoprotein 2-beta-N-acetylglucosaminyltransferase-like isoform X2, whose translation MARHFCDIRILLVIAIVAFIYIQVESENRCTSQMRLLIDQISTQQGKIVALEEANKYKDEESAQLKTLLQDLKKKSLQNLIGKNEEPVAAVVIMACSRPDYLERTVKSVLKYQRSVSSKFPLFISQDGTNPDVKNKAMSYNEIIYLQHVDLKPVATERPGEIIAYYKIARHYKWALDELFVSHKFNRVIILEDDMEIAPDFFDYFEATATLLDKDKTIMAVSSWNDNGQKQFVHDPRALYRSDFFPGLGWMLTKSTWDELSPKWPKAYWDDWVRLKEVHKDRQFIRPEICRTYNFGEHGSSMGQFFRQYLEPIKLNDVQVDWKSANLSFLMEDKFLSHFAKMVSDATPIWEPEAILKPHTFNSDVKIQYRDQAHFEQIARKFGIFDEWKDGIPRTAYKGVVVFRHRSERRVFLVAPDSLSLLGIE comes from the exons ATGGCGAGACATTTCTGCGACATCCGAATCCTTCTCGTCATAGCAATCGTGGCCTTCATCTACATCCAG GTGGAATCTGAAAATCGGTGCACAAGTCAAATGCGTTTGTTGATTGATCAGATAAGCACACAACAAGGGAAAATCGTAGCGTTAGAAG AAGcaaacaaatataaagatgaagaaTCTGCTCAACTGAAGACCCTACTTCAAGATCTTAAAA AAAAGAGTTTACAAAACTTGATAGGGAAAAATGAG GAGCCTGTAGCAGCTGTAGTAATTATGGCATGCAGTCGACCTGACTATCTCGAGAGGACTGTCAAATCTGTTTTAAA GTATCAGAGGTCAGTTTCTTCTAAATTTCCTCTTTTTATTTCTCAG GATGGAACAAATCCAGATGTTAAAAATAAAGCTATGAGCTATAATGAGATAATATATCTGCAG CACGTAGATTTAAAACCAGTGGCAACAGAAAGACCTGGAGAAATAATCGCATATTACAAGATTGCTA GGCACTACAAATGGGCTTTGGATGAATTATTTGTCAGCCACAAGTTCAATCGAGTCATCATATTAGAAG ATGACATGGAGATTGCTCCAGACTTTTTTGACTATTTTGAAGCAACAGCTACTCTACTTGACAAGGACAA AACCATAATGGCTGTTTCCTCATGGAATGACAATGGACAAAAGCAGTTTGTCCATGATCCTC GAGCTCTCTACCGATCAGATTTTTTTCCTGGTCTTGGGTGGATGTTAACAAAATCTACATGGGATGAGCTATCACCCAAGTGGCCTAAAGC TTATTGGGATGACTGGGTGAGATTAAAGGAGGTGCACAAAGATCGTCAGTTTATCCGTCCAGAAATTTGCAGAACGTACAACTTTGGTGAGCAT GGTTCTAGCATGGGACAATTCTTTAGACAATATCTGGAGCCTATTAAACTAAACGatgtccaa GTTGATTGGAAGTCAGCTAACTTGAGCTTCCTGATGGAG GATAAATTTTTGAGTCATTTTGCTAAAATGGTCTCTGATGCCACACCTATTTGGGAACCCGAAGCCATTCTAAAGCCACACACTTTTAACAGTGATGTAAAAATCCAATATCGTGACCAGGCACACTTTGAACAGATAGCCCGCAAATTTGGAATTTTTGATGAATGGAAG GACGGCATTCCTAGGACAGCTTATAAAGGAGTTGTAGTTTTTCGTCACAGAAGTGAAAGGCGTGTATTCCTCGTCGCTCCAGACTCTCTAAGTCTGCTAGGAATAGAGTAA
- the LOC122015199 gene encoding alpha-1,3-mannosyl-glycoprotein 2-beta-N-acetylglucosaminyltransferase-like isoform X1, with the protein MARHFCDIRILLVIAIVAFIYIQVRLFTAQSEYAERLAAVVESENRCTSQMRLLIDQISTQQGKIVALEEANKYKDEESAQLKTLLQDLKKKSLQNLIGKNEEPVAAVVIMACSRPDYLERTVKSVLKYQRSVSSKFPLFISQDGTNPDVKNKAMSYNEIIYLQHVDLKPVATERPGEIIAYYKIARHYKWALDELFVSHKFNRVIILEDDMEIAPDFFDYFEATATLLDKDKTIMAVSSWNDNGQKQFVHDPRALYRSDFFPGLGWMLTKSTWDELSPKWPKAYWDDWVRLKEVHKDRQFIRPEICRTYNFGEHGSSMGQFFRQYLEPIKLNDVQVDWKSANLSFLMEDKFLSHFAKMVSDATPIWEPEAILKPHTFNSDVKIQYRDQAHFEQIARKFGIFDEWKDGIPRTAYKGVVVFRHRSERRVFLVAPDSLSLLGIE; encoded by the exons ATGGCGAGACATTTCTGCGACATCCGAATCCTTCTCGTCATAGCAATCGTGGCCTTCATCTACATCCAG GTGCGTCTTTTCACTGCACAATCTGAGTATGCAGAGCGCTTGGCTGCTGTT GTGGAATCTGAAAATCGGTGCACAAGTCAAATGCGTTTGTTGATTGATCAGATAAGCACACAACAAGGGAAAATCGTAGCGTTAGAAG AAGcaaacaaatataaagatgaagaaTCTGCTCAACTGAAGACCCTACTTCAAGATCTTAAAA AAAAGAGTTTACAAAACTTGATAGGGAAAAATGAG GAGCCTGTAGCAGCTGTAGTAATTATGGCATGCAGTCGACCTGACTATCTCGAGAGGACTGTCAAATCTGTTTTAAA GTATCAGAGGTCAGTTTCTTCTAAATTTCCTCTTTTTATTTCTCAG GATGGAACAAATCCAGATGTTAAAAATAAAGCTATGAGCTATAATGAGATAATATATCTGCAG CACGTAGATTTAAAACCAGTGGCAACAGAAAGACCTGGAGAAATAATCGCATATTACAAGATTGCTA GGCACTACAAATGGGCTTTGGATGAATTATTTGTCAGCCACAAGTTCAATCGAGTCATCATATTAGAAG ATGACATGGAGATTGCTCCAGACTTTTTTGACTATTTTGAAGCAACAGCTACTCTACTTGACAAGGACAA AACCATAATGGCTGTTTCCTCATGGAATGACAATGGACAAAAGCAGTTTGTCCATGATCCTC GAGCTCTCTACCGATCAGATTTTTTTCCTGGTCTTGGGTGGATGTTAACAAAATCTACATGGGATGAGCTATCACCCAAGTGGCCTAAAGC TTATTGGGATGACTGGGTGAGATTAAAGGAGGTGCACAAAGATCGTCAGTTTATCCGTCCAGAAATTTGCAGAACGTACAACTTTGGTGAGCAT GGTTCTAGCATGGGACAATTCTTTAGACAATATCTGGAGCCTATTAAACTAAACGatgtccaa GTTGATTGGAAGTCAGCTAACTTGAGCTTCCTGATGGAG GATAAATTTTTGAGTCATTTTGCTAAAATGGTCTCTGATGCCACACCTATTTGGGAACCCGAAGCCATTCTAAAGCCACACACTTTTAACAGTGATGTAAAAATCCAATATCGTGACCAGGCACACTTTGAACAGATAGCCCGCAAATTTGGAATTTTTGATGAATGGAAG GACGGCATTCCTAGGACAGCTTATAAAGGAGTTGTAGTTTTTCGTCACAGAAGTGAAAGGCGTGTATTCCTCGTCGCTCCAGACTCTCTAAGTCTGCTAGGAATAGAGTAA